The genomic DNA TGCTAATCAGTTATTGATACAAAATGCTTCATTTCCCTGTTTGTCCTACTACTGCCAGTTCTCCATGTTAAACATAAAATGAGactatgtttttcttaaatttgcCATAGGCcaaaaaatctctttctgctgtcAGACATACCTGTACCACAGCATATGTGCTCTGGGTAAGAGTGAAAAGAACAGCATGTACAATTTTATGTTTGGCAAAATTTCAGTGGGTTCTTCATTGCATTGTTTGTGTGTGCGTTTCAGGGGTTTTTTGAAGCCTCTTTCAGGTTTCTGTGTTGCAGAATGCTTTTCTTTATGcttacagcattttcattacTATAATTTCTCCTTTAAAAGCATAACCCTCTCCTCACCCCCAGCCTCAACAGATACTATACTGAGAAAGAACATCTCCCACCCacagaagagaggggaaaaaggaattcaatcatcatctttctcttcttccccttgCCATTCTTATACCTAGACTGATAAAGACTTTATGTGTCAAATCCACCCTAAGAACATTTCTATTGGAAAAGAATGAATTACCACACAAcgaagtttttctttgctttctttctagTAGAAATAGACTTCttgaattttgaaaagcacattatgaactttattttttaaaacagttataAGCTACTGTGCCAACAGCCATGCCTATGCGTATTTCCCATAGAATCATAAAACAAAGTTCACACactatgcaaaataaataaagttcAGTATTATTCAGAATGTAATTATgcattggagaaaaaaaacccacaccttaataaaaatgtatacaaACAAATTCCAAACAATATTTCTGGTAGAACAGATAGATTTGACCTCGAAGTGACTCTGAACAATGCAGCATTTGCTTAATCTTACCCTGTTTTCAAAGTGGCTGTGGTTAGTGACATGTAGCTAGAAGTAATACTGCAGTGTTAATATCTACCACTTTTACTGACTAAAGGTCAAAAACTACTTGAGCATGCTTGTAACATTTCCAGGAAACTGAATCTTCCTATTCAGTGTAGAAACGATGGGAGGTCTACAAGTCTCAGAGAGGCTGTTGCAGTGCTACACTGAAACCAAACCTTATGTATGAAATGGGTTGTTCTAATATCTGACCATCCACTGATAGATTTTGACCCTAGGGAATCAAAGACatccataaaacaaaaaacccaaaccctcaCATCCACCCACTACAcattatttgtttctttcaagtttcaagtgagaaagggaagagaaacaaaaactaCTGAATTTCTTTAACCTTCTGCAATGAGAAATTATTCTTCTATACAGAACGCAGAATACTAATGCTGGGTCAAGAAAGCTTGTGTAAGACTATCATTACATTATCTGGttacaaatttaaaacaatacagatttttaaagtgtcCAATGTTTTACCCAATGAGAGAAGTATAGGTGAATtttaggagagagaaaagaaaaattaagccaCAGTTTTAACCTGAGAGGGTGGGAGAAGATGGTCCTACCAGGACTGTTGacaaaacattgaaaaatatCTTACTAATGATaccaaacagcagcaggaggctTGAAGTACATTTAAGAAGAATTAAGGACCTGATAGAGTctaataaatagaaaaatacaatcTTCAGAACTTCTGTATGTTATCTGCCTGCAAAAGATTGCTGCTACTTCAGGTCTAGGGTGAAGCTGCTTAGCATGAGTCTAAAACTGTACTACTTCAAACCATATAAACACAAACAAATAATTGAATACGTTCCTGATTTTATGAAAGAGATACTTAATTGATAACTTAGAGATTTCTAATTCATTTCAGGAAGATTTCCAATTGGATTTGTACTGTTTGAAAATATGGACATATGAAGCTTTGCGTGTGCACTTACAGTTTATTCCACAAAACTGAACTCTCTTCCCCACCTCCATTCCCATTGTGTGCTTCCCCTCCTGGCAGCACTTTGTGCCAAAGCTAACTGCTTTTAGTGTCAGGCATTAAGATGGTAATTTTGAAGGAAGTACCATGAGTTCATTGTTATGGATGCAATGATGAAAACTCACCCTTTTCAATTTGGCAGCAGCTTCTCCAGAGCGGATTGCAGCCAGCAAGCTCTGGTGGATCTGTTCTGGGTCAGAGTGCTGGAACATCATCGTGGTTTGTCTCTTAGTGACAGGGGGTGGGTGGTCAGTGGAAGCACCTGACTGTGCCTGACTCTTCTGCTCACTATTCACATTGCTGCCTTTCTATAAAGGGAGGAagtgggaggaaaaacaaaacaaaaccttttaattTGAATTAGTCATAAATGGAAAACTAAGTCAACCTGGCACAAGGTTGCATATCAAACTCCCACCGTTCCAGTGTTTGCTTCATTCAAGTTTTCAGAGATCAGCCGCATTTCCATTACAGCACATAGCGTCTCCCTCAGGTAATTACACCAGCAAAATTTTATACCCCAGTTCAACCCCATAATCTTGAAGCCAAACTGATCACACTACTCAGAATTAAATTTGAGAAATCAACACAGAGAACCATAAAGAACAAATCATAAGCACTCCCAACATAAAAATGGGTATACACAGTATAAATGATTCTATTTAATTTACTGTTCTTTAAAGTAAGGGATGCTAATTATggcaagaaataattatttcaaataatctGAATGAGGTTGTTTTCACTTTAACATTCcttgttttcctgtatttcactATGATGCTGTGCTACTGCTAGACACCACAAGGTATTTACATGGTATGAATACAGCACTTTCTTATCAGGGAGCAGTTCAGGGACTAGCCTCTAGACTAGTCACACTAGATGACAGTGGACCAACAGTCAACCAATATTAGAAAGAACGTTTACCTTATCCATTAGACTATTTGGTGACCCCGCTGTTATGGTCTGTAAGGAAGGATTTTTCACTTGAGGCACAGAGGTAGCTGAGGAGAATTcagctgctgaagcagcagaggagagtTCAACAGGAAATTCCTCTCTTGGTGCCTGGCTAGTGATTGTACGCGTCTTATTGAATGATTGTGACCTTTTGACTGCGGATGAGACAGCAAGAGCAAATGGGGATGGTCTTGAACTGGAGTACGGTTTTGGAACTGCAAAAGTTCTTAGAGTTCTTAGGTTCAACAGTGCTGGTGGACAGGAGGAAAAACTTGATGGTTTATTGCTTTTAACAGGAGAAGTGGAggattcaattttttttccatcatcaactttttcttcatctgccGGTGGAGAGGAAGTATTTGTTTTATGTAAAGACAAAGAAGTCGGATCAGgtgatgagatttttttttccatttctgcactTTTAGCTTCATTTTGAATGGAATTAGGAGCACAAACGGTAGTTCTGGCAATTGCAGATGTCACATAATGACCTGAAGCTCTTCGTTGCATTTGCAGATAAAAAGAACTAGGCTTTGTTGTAGGACTTAATGCATTTGACTTGTCCTGAGTCTCAGAAGAAGCATTTGTATTATCCAAGCTTAGCATTGGTGGGACACGCTGTTCGGAAGACACTGTTTCCGTCCGATTGCTCTCAGTAGTAATCTCAGCTCCAGACGTCATAATGTGTTCAGAAATGCTGTTCACTCTGTGCAGCAGATCATTTGCTGCTGCAGGTTCATTTTGTGAACCAACCTGTAAATGACCCACACTTTTTGGAAGATGAGGAATTTCAGCTTGCACTATGAATTCTTTGGTGTCTTCATGCTTCAGAGAGTTTTCCAAAGTAGATACCTCTTGATCCTTATAATCTGATGCAATTTCCGATTCCcagcttttcattatttctaagGATTTTGGAGGCACTATTTTGTAAGTAGTCATTCCAATTTTTGGTATATAATCTCTCGTAATTTCATTAGCGGGCTTAAGTTTAGGTTTGGTGTCCTGTCTATAAAGAGGGTAGCCTTTTACAGGAGAGCCATCTGGAATTTTTGCAGTTGTTTCTGGTGAAGCAGAATTACTGCCATTTATACAAATGTGACTCTGATCTTTTATgggaatttctttttcatgggTAACTTCTTGTCTCTCAAGATTTTGTTCTGTTGAAGTATCTTCATCCACTTGTACTCCATGCATCACTTGAAGAAGGGGGTTGTTTGTATCTGTATTGTCTTGAGGGACCAGTCCTCTGGATGGGGATGACTCACAACcttgaggaaaaataatttctttctgtgtagGCCTTTCCAAGTTGCTATCTGGTGGACCTGTCTGGATTGCAACATCCTGAGTTTTTACTGTGTCCAAGCtggtttgatttgttttctgatCCTGCTTTTCTGGAATCAGTTGAGGATAATTCCTATGACTTACAGAGATGTCATTTTTACATGCCTGGCAGTTTGATAGTCTGTCAACGTCAAGCTTGttattttctctaaaatctACTGTTCTAATTTCGGCTGTCTGAagttctttcccttcttctgttGTTGGAAGGAGTTTTGTATCACTGTGATCTTTAAGTTAAAGAGAGATTCCAAAATTAATACAAATGCCAAAAAGATTCAACCTTCCCCCTTGCATCACGAAGCCCTGTATCCAATGCAATTCACTACAAGGATTGGCTCCTCACCAATATTAAAATTTTCCTTAATGCTtacttttaaaagctatttaaagATACACTTATCTTTGATTAACATTGCCAAATAATAGTATTCTAACTCAGGTATTCTTCCTTAATTAACAGGCTACTGGTGCCATGCATCAACTTAATAGAAAAATCTATTctagaataatttaaaaagtgctaATGAATTTCAGTTGATTATATAGGCATCAGTGACTCAAGAGTTAAAGGACTATTCAATATTAAATTATATGCAATTTTTATTTAGTTCCACACCTTTGTTGCTTCTCTTCTTTAGTTTTTAGTTCTAACATTACAAACGTTATTCGTCAACTACACCTTATGTATCTGTACAAAGAAACAACTGGAAAACATACGGACAAAAGCAATTTTCCAACTCTATTTTTCCAACTGTTTAGCAGGTCTGATAATTCAATTTTCTACGCCTGGACTAAACACATGTAGTCCTCTCCAAAACACAGGAATATTTGGGtctaattgttttaaatacaacattggggaaaattatattctttaGGAATAATCATTTGGGGTggtattttgcaaaaaaaagaaaaaagtctctcCTCATTTCAAGTATGTTATAAAATGGCAGTTAAAACTTATGTCACATATAAACAGGACTCATGCAGTATGTTGTTATGATTTATAAACAGAGGTGCACTGAATATAAAAGACTATGGAAGGCCTAATATATAAATCTGAAAATCAGTGTCACAAAAGGGTAAAATAAATCAGTCAGGTTACTAAatccatgaaaaaaatttatgaTCTGTTATATGCACAGGATGTcgtcatttcttttcaaatcgGCTGTCACTTTGTTctatttgtgtttaaaaatatttgctttttcatgaagaaaacTCATGCTAATTTCCTAAGCAAAGAACAATCAATGGACTCTCCTTCCCCACTGCGGTGTGGTGCCCATGTCACACCACGTGGCAGGATAACCTCTGTGTCCAGCCTTCCCTTTCCTCAGCACTGCTCCACCCATACTGCCCTGCAACAGCGCAATGCAGCTTTGACTACTGCTATaggaagtaataaaaaaaagacattaaaaagaaaatcccccaaaaccaaaagtgCAGTCAATTCTTGTCACATCATCTCAAAGAGGATACACCAGAGCCACAGAACGTGTAAAGAAAATAACCTAATGATAGCAATTCAAGAGttgactgtattttaatttttttcaaaggaatagAAAAATTCTCTTCAACCTTGTTTTGAGGTATTAAGAATGAGTGGGAACTACTCaccatcatttttattttgatccAAAACTCTAAGCTTCCTGTCTTTTTCATATGCATCTTGCTCACTGCTTATCTTAGTCTGTAGTCCTCTGCAAAGCACAACAGTACATTAAATATGCTGGTATCATTCATTTCAGTAAACACGAGAAACGATGCAAGAGAACTGGCAATATTCTCCAAACACAGATGGACAAAATAGAATCACTCTGCCAAACACTGGAGTACTCAACagaatacattattttatttttttaaaaacaagaggaaatgctgCTATGATATTTTACCAAAATGACATGCAGCTTCACTCTCTTCTGTGTAAGCAGATGAttagttttcctttcccttctccccctccttctgttTACTTGTACAGTTTGAACAAGCCCCCTTCCAGTTACAACTCAGTTTCAGTGAAGCCACAATGGTGATGGGTTATCATTCATAGAACAGTGTTCTTAGTGTGAAGTGTTCTGACACCCCCAACATTTAAAACGTGTCCTTGATTTTGTCCCCCATACAGGAAGCTGCATGAGATGCTGACTGCATATGAACATATGAACTGTGCAgtacagatttttcaaaatagtAATGAAAAATTTTCTGTCCCTTTCAAGAAATACCTTGAGAACAACAAAGAAACATGAATCAAACACGTTACTTGCATActaaacattttgcaaatgcaTACAACTTCTGTCCTCAGATCACGGGGGAAAAGAGAACTGCACAAATGCTGAATAACCCCTCATCTTTTTTGGGGGAAATATTAAGTCCTTGGCTTAAAAAGGTAAATAAGAAAGaccaaaatacttaaaatttctctttaaagaaaattattagaaCTTCAAACTTACATCTCTgtttaagatatttttattttctgtagttaCAAATACTGGCATTATGAAGATTCCAATTCATTTGCCACATCAAATGTATTAGTTGCCAGGAACCAGTGCCTTGAGCTGAAACATCTGCTTTGAATcatttaaaatgataaattcCTCAATAACCGTCCATCCTCATGTTGCTTGTACAGTCCAAAATATACTGTAAGTGTTCAATAAACCACTAAACAGGAGCATACGCTCTCAAAATTATTGTTGGAAGAAAGTTAAAGCTCAGTCCTGCACGCCATACTCTTGCTTATTGCCATTTCCTTGAACACAGCTGAGGGACTGAACTAGAAATATTCACAACAGGCtgaactgtttaaaaaacaaaacacaataaaaaaaccaaaaaaaacccaaaaaacccaaaagccacAGAACACCACAGACTATCATTAGAGAAATCAGTGGTTTTGACTGGAATATTACACATATCCCTGGTTTGAGTAAAAAGCACTTCTTCAAAGTAACTAGATCTTATATAAAAGATCTGAATTATCAAAGGGTTTTGAGAAATATAATGTCAGAGAAACCCTAGTCCTCATTTCTCGAATCCCTGTGAtatttcaggaaagaaaggattGCCAAACTCTGAAGTTAGAGCACAGTGCGTGCTAGATGATACTCACCAGGATTATAGGCCATGAAAAGCTATTACAcgagttagtggggaaaaaaagaaacatcccCTGGACAATTGGGCAAACTGGCCCAATAACACAGGTCTGATAATTTGCAAGTTCAAGCCAacttaaaaatagcatttggCTGATCATCCTCCTCGTGGATCCCCACAGAACAGGCACACCCAAGAAACTGGCACGATATTTGTCAGGACAGAGCACCAAAGATTTTTGCAAAGCCCCATTTGGCCTTGGACTGGCAAAAAAGACCCTTGAAATACAAGTCAAAGCTCTCCATACTACTTTGAAAGCTCTTGGCTACTACAGCATTCATGCATTTTGGCTTCAGTACAATAATTGAAATGGTTCTTTCAATTTAAATTGTAGGCAGTTTAGTTGCCCCAGGGAACAAAGAAAGAGTGAATTACATTAACACAATGGGACTTCTTTGGACAATCAACATTTATTTCAAGCAGGCACTAACTCATGTTGGAAACCTGCTAAGTCAGGTAGTTTAACAAACATGCTGAAGGGCAGCATCACCAGAAGGGAAAAAGCTGTTAAAGAaacttgtttatttatttatttattcttttaaaaggcagaattaAGTTGTTTTCCTGAGAGCAGATGAATCAAGACAGGTTAAG from Gavia stellata isolate bGavSte3 chromosome 8, bGavSte3.hap2, whole genome shotgun sequence includes the following:
- the COBLL1 gene encoding cordon-bleu protein-like 1 isoform X2 gives rise to the protein MEQKENVIDKDIELSVVLPGDVIKYTTVNGRKPMMDLLIFLCAQYHLNPSSYTIELVSAENSQIKFKPNTPVGMLEVEKVVLKPKQMDKKKPAPVIPEQTVRVVINYKKTQKTVVRVSPHLPLQELIPIICSKCEFDPSHTLLLKNCQSQEPLDVTKSLNDLGLRELYAMDISRDSYQSENIDVLKEKENKGFFSFFQRSKKKREQAASAPATPLMSKSRPTFITRSNTVSKQYDSNTLPSEMPKKRRAPLPPMPNSQSAPQELAQAQVRLASDIVKSNSLDRNEQAPPALVRKGSLPLSDTASVNSSLRRMKRKAPSPPSRVPEDQSESSNETVTESTESAPTKVEERTSEMQSETGIRSSEYNLEGIDEREEMSVQQREDSESTNTSLGIGEVTAAFSSADVPLGTEKNYPASSAPVPGSVSVGNSQSFKEEKQENMSTDGKGLQTKISSEQDAYEKDRKLRVLDQNKNDDHSDTKLLPTTEEGKELQTAEIRTVDFRENNKLDVDRLSNCQACKNDISVSHRNYPQLIPEKQDQKTNQTSLDTVKTQDVAIQTGPPDSNLERPTQKEIIFPQGCESSPSRGLVPQDNTDTNNPLLQVMHGVQVDEDTSTEQNLERQEVTHEKEIPIKDQSHICINGSNSASPETTAKIPDGSPVKGYPLYRQDTKPKLKPANEITRDYIPKIGMTTYKIVPPKSLEIMKSWESEIASDYKDQEVSTLENSLKHEDTKEFIVQAEIPHLPKSVGHLQVGSQNEPAAANDLLHRVNSISEHIMTSGAEITTESNRTETVSSEQRVPPMLSLDNTNASSETQDKSNALSPTTKPSSFYLQMQRRASGHYVTSAIARTTVCAPNSIQNEAKSAEMEKKISSPDPTSLSLHKTNTSSPPADEEKVDDGKKIESSTSPVKSNKPSSFSSCPPALLNLRTLRTFAVPKPYSSSRPSPFALAVSSAVKRSQSFNKTRTITSQAPREEFPVELSSAASAAEFSSATSVPQVKNPSLQTITAGSPNSLMDKKGSNVNSEQKSQAQSGASTDHPPPVTKRQTTMMFQHSDPEQIHQSLLAAIRSGEAAAKLKRVGPPSNTISVNGRARLTHLYSTEAKANH
- the COBLL1 gene encoding cordon-bleu protein-like 1 isoform X1 produces the protein MSPVAEGDNSELVMHTHTPSLLPTYAIERNSLDFNGGEKPVLSCRRKSKAPPPPSETKPFAVSPFDDTASANLIMEQKENVIDKDIELSVVLPGDVIKYTTVNGRKPMMDLLIFLCAQYHLNPSSYTIELVSAENSQIKFKPNTPVGMLEVEKVVLKPKQMDKKKPAPVIPEQTVRVVINYKKTQKTVVRVSPHLPLQELIPIICSKCEFDPSHTLLLKNCQSQEPLDVTKSLNDLGLRELYAMDISRATSSVELNLPSLQDSYQSENIDVLKEKENKGFFSFFQRSKKKREQAASAPATPLMSKSRPTFITRSNTVSKQYDSNTLPSEMPKKRRAPLPPMPNSQSAPQELAQAQVRLASDIVKSNSLDRNEQAPPALVRKGSLPLSDTASVNSSLRRMKRKAPSPPSRVPEDQSESSNETVTESTESAPTKVEERTSEMQSETGIRSSEYNLEGIDEREEMSVQQREDSESTNTSLGIGEVTAAFSSADVPLGTEKNYPASSAPVPGSVSVGNSQSFKEEKQENMSTDGKGLQTKISSEQDAYEKDRKLRVLDQNKNDDHSDTKLLPTTEEGKELQTAEIRTVDFRENNKLDVDRLSNCQACKNDISVSHRNYPQLIPEKQDQKTNQTSLDTVKTQDVAIQTGPPDSNLERPTQKEIIFPQGCESSPSRGLVPQDNTDTNNPLLQVMHGVQVDEDTSTEQNLERQEVTHEKEIPIKDQSHICINGSNSASPETTAKIPDGSPVKGYPLYRQDTKPKLKPANEITRDYIPKIGMTTYKIVPPKSLEIMKSWESEIASDYKDQEVSTLENSLKHEDTKEFIVQAEIPHLPKSVGHLQVGSQNEPAAANDLLHRVNSISEHIMTSGAEITTESNRTETVSSEQRVPPMLSLDNTNASSETQDKSNALSPTTKPSSFYLQMQRRASGHYVTSAIARTTVCAPNSIQNEAKSAEMEKKISSPDPTSLSLHKTNTSSPPADEEKVDDGKKIESSTSPVKSNKPSSFSSCPPALLNLRTLRTFAVPKPYSSSRPSPFALAVSSAVKRSQSFNKTRTITSQAPREEFPVELSSAASAAEFSSATSVPQVKNPSLQTITAGSPNSLMDKKGSNVNSEQKSQAQSGASTDHPPPVTKRQTTMMFQHSDPEQIHQSLLAAIRSGEAAAKLKRVGPPSNTISVNGRARLTHLYSTEAKANH